A window of the Lagenorhynchus albirostris chromosome 1, mLagAlb1.1, whole genome shotgun sequence genome harbors these coding sequences:
- the NFKBIA gene encoding NF-kappa-B inhibitor alpha: MFQPAEPGQEWAMEGPRDALKKERLLDDRHDSGLDSMKDEEYEQMVKELREIRLEPQEAPRGAEPWKQQVTEDGDSFLHLAIIHEEKVLTMEVVRQVKGDLAFLNFQNNLQQTPLHLAVITNQPEIAEALLEAGCDPELRDFRGNTPLHLACEQGCLASVGVLTQPRGTQHLHSILQATNYNGHTCLHLASIHGYLGIVELLVSLGADVNAQEPCNGRTALHLAVDLQNPDLVSLLLKCGADVNRVTYQGYSPYQLTWGRPSTRIQQQLGQLTLENLQMLPESEDEESYDTESEFTEDELPYDDCVLGGQRLTL, encoded by the exons ATGTTCCAGCCCGCGGAGCCCGGCCAGGAGTGGGCCATGGAGGGCCCCCGGGACGCACTCAAGAAGGAGCGGCTGCTGGACGACCGCCACGACAGCGGCCTGGACTCCATGAAGGACGAGGAGTACGAGCAGATGGTGAAAGAGCTAAGGGAGATCCGCCTCGAGCCTCAGGAGGCGCCGCGCGGCGCCGAGCCTTGGAAGCAGCAGGTCACCGAGGACGGAGACTC gTTCCTGCACTTGGCCATCATCCATGAAGAGAAGGTGCTGACCATGGAAGTGGTCCGCCAAGTGAAGGGAGACCTGGCGTTCCTCAACTTCCAGAACAACCTGCAGCAG ACTCCTCTCCACTTGGCGGTGATCACCAACCAGCCAGAGATCGCTGAGGCACTTCTGGAAGCTGGCTGTGATCCTGAGCTCCGAGACTTTCGAGGAAATACCCCCTTACACCTTGCCTGTGAGCAAGGCTGCCTGGCCAGTGTGGGAGTCCTGACTCAGCCCCGCGGGACCCAGCACCTCCACTCCATCCTACAAGCCACCAACTACAATG GTCACACGTGTCTGCATTTGGCCTCTATTCATGGCTACCTGGGCATCGTGGAGCTGTTGGTGTCCTTGGGTGCTGATGTCAACGCACAG GAGCCCTGCAATGGCCGAACTGCCCTCCATCTCGCGGTGGACCTGCAGAATCCCGACCTGGTGTCGCTCTTGTTGAAGTGTGGGGCCGACGTCAACAGGGTCACCTACCAGGGCTACTCCCCGTACCAGCTCACCTGGGGCCGCCCAAGCACCCGGATACAGCAGCAGCTGGGCCAGCTGACCCTAGAGAACCTTCAGATGCTGCCCGAGAGCGAGGATGAGGAGAGCTATGACACGGAGTCAGAGTTCACAGAGGATGAG ctgCCCTATGATGACTGTGTGCTTGGAGGCCAGCGCCTGACGTTATGA